In Apis cerana isolate GH-2021 linkage group LG6, AcerK_1.0, whole genome shotgun sequence, the following are encoded in one genomic region:
- the LOC108003247 gene encoding serine/threonine-protein kinase tricornered isoform X6 produces MCEEATEVETHHQQTAATTMGVAEDETPSSLTSHPNPNVNNPNQEGVLEMAATESTIRFSGHTLDKATKAKVTLENYYSNLIAQHIERKQRLAKLEESLKDEGLSEQQKQEKRLQHAQKETEFLRLKRSRLGVEDFEPLKVIGRGAFGEVRLVQKKDTGHVYAMKILRKADMLEKEQVAHVRAERDVLVEADHQWVVKMYYSFQDPINLYLIMEFLPGGDMMTLLMKKDTLSEECTQFYISETALAIDSIHKLGFIHRDIKPDNLLLDARGHIKLSDFGLCTGLKKSHRTDFYRDLSQAKPSDFMTSCGSGSGGAMDSKRRAESWKRNRRALAYSTVGTPDYIAPEVFLQTGYGPACDCWSLGVIMYEMLIGYPPFCSENPQETYRKVMNWRETLVFPPEVPISEEAKDTIIRFCCEADRRLGAQRGIEELKLAPFFRGVDWEHIRERPAAIPVEVRSIDDTSNFDEFPDVKLEIPSAPMPQDGEVIYKDWVFINYTFKRFEGLTQRGTPTKK; encoded by the exons GGGTGTTGGAGATGGCGGCCACAGAGAGCACGATCCGTTTCAGCGGGCACACATTGGACAAGGCTACAAAGGCCAAG GTAACCTTGGAGAATTACTACAGCAATTTGATAGCCCAGCATATCGAGCGAAAGCAGAGGCTTGCGAAATTAGAGGAATCGTTGAAAGACGAAGGACTGTCGGAGCAACAGAAGCAGGAGAAACGGTTGCAACATGCCCAGAAAGAAACTGAATTTCTTCGCTTGAAACGCTCTCGGCTCGGCGTCGAAGACTTCGAACCTCTCAAAGTTATCGGCAGAGGCGCTTTCGGAGAG GTAAGACTCGTGCAAAAGAAGGACACCGGGCACGTGTAcgcgatgaaaattttacgaaaagcGGACATGTTGGAGAAGGAGCAGGTAGCGCACGTCAGGGCCGAAAGAGACGTATTGGTGGAGGCTGATCACCAATGGGtcgtaaaaatgtattatagcTTTCAAGATCCTATAAATCTGTATCTAATCATGGAGTTTCTTCCAGGCG GTGACATGATGACACTGCTAATGAAGAAAGACACGCTTTCCGAGGAGTGtacacaattttatatttctgagaCTGCGTTGGCGATCGATTCTATTCATAAATTAGGATTTATTCATAG AGATATCAAACCGGATAATCTGTTGTTAGACGCGCGAGGTCATATAAAGCTTTCTGATTTTGGATTATGCACGGGTTTGAAAAAATCTCATAGAACCGATTTCTACAGAGATCTTAGCCAAGCGAAACCTTCGGATTTCA TGACGTCATGTGGAAGCGGAAGCGGCGGAGCGATGGATAGTAAAAGAAGGGCAGAGAGTTGGAAAAGAAATAGGAGAGCGTTAGCTTACAGCACGGTAGGGACACCCGATTATATAGCCCCGGAAGTATTTTTACAAACTGGTTATGGACCTGCTTGTGATTGCTGGTCTTTGGGAGTTATTATGTACGAGATGCTCATAG GATATCCTCCATTCTGCAGCGAAAATCCTCAAGAAACTTACAGGAAAGTTATGAACTGGAGAGAGACTTTAGTTTTCCCACCAGAAGTTCCTATTAGCGAGGAAGCTAAGGATACCATAATCAGATTTTGTTGCGAAGCTGATAGAAGATTAG GCGCGCAAAGAGGTATCGAAGAACTTAAACTCGCCCCTTTCTTCCGTGGCGTGGACTGGGAACATATCAGAGAAAGACCTGCCGCGATCCCAGTCGAAGTACGTTCCATCGACGATACTTCCAATTTCGACGAATTTCCAGATGTGAAACTGGAAATAC CATCTGCACCAATGCCTCAAGACGGAGAAGTAATATACAAGGACTGGGTGTTTATCAATTACACGTTCAAACGATTCGAAGGATTGACGCAACGAGGCACTCCGACTAAGAAATAG
- the LOC108003247 gene encoding serine/threonine-protein kinase tricornered isoform X4: protein MCEEATEVETHHQQTAATTMGVAEDETPSSLTSHPNPNVNNPNQEGVLEMAATESTIRFSGHTLDKATKAKVTLENYYSNLIAQHIERKQRLAKLEESLKDEGLSEQQKQEKRLQHAQKETEFLRLKRSRLGVEDFEPLKVIGRGAFGEVRLVQKKDTGHVYAMKILRKADMLEKEQVAHVRAERDVLVEADHQWVVKMYYSFQDPINLYLIMEFLPGGDMMTLLMKKDTLSEECTQFYISETALAIDSIHKLGFIHRDIKPDNLLLDARGHIKLSDFGLCTGLKKSHRTDFYRDLSQAKPSDFMTSCGSGSGGAMDSKRRAESWKRNRRALAYSTVGTPDYIAPEVFLQTGYGPACDCWSLGVIMYEMLIGYPPFCSENPQETYRKVMNWRETLVFPPEVPISEEAKDTIIRFCCEADRRLGAQRGIEELKLAPFFRGVDWEHIRERPAAIPVEVRSIDDTSNFDEFPDVKLEIRKCTKRLFHFKTTTIEYLVKLRLNVIFFSFFFFFSSLFPLPTIAASAPMPQDGEVIYKDWVFINYTFKRFEGLTQRGTPTKK, encoded by the exons GGGTGTTGGAGATGGCGGCCACAGAGAGCACGATCCGTTTCAGCGGGCACACATTGGACAAGGCTACAAAGGCCAAG GTAACCTTGGAGAATTACTACAGCAATTTGATAGCCCAGCATATCGAGCGAAAGCAGAGGCTTGCGAAATTAGAGGAATCGTTGAAAGACGAAGGACTGTCGGAGCAACAGAAGCAGGAGAAACGGTTGCAACATGCCCAGAAAGAAACTGAATTTCTTCGCTTGAAACGCTCTCGGCTCGGCGTCGAAGACTTCGAACCTCTCAAAGTTATCGGCAGAGGCGCTTTCGGAGAG GTAAGACTCGTGCAAAAGAAGGACACCGGGCACGTGTAcgcgatgaaaattttacgaaaagcGGACATGTTGGAGAAGGAGCAGGTAGCGCACGTCAGGGCCGAAAGAGACGTATTGGTGGAGGCTGATCACCAATGGGtcgtaaaaatgtattatagcTTTCAAGATCCTATAAATCTGTATCTAATCATGGAGTTTCTTCCAGGCG GTGACATGATGACACTGCTAATGAAGAAAGACACGCTTTCCGAGGAGTGtacacaattttatatttctgagaCTGCGTTGGCGATCGATTCTATTCATAAATTAGGATTTATTCATAG AGATATCAAACCGGATAATCTGTTGTTAGACGCGCGAGGTCATATAAAGCTTTCTGATTTTGGATTATGCACGGGTTTGAAAAAATCTCATAGAACCGATTTCTACAGAGATCTTAGCCAAGCGAAACCTTCGGATTTCA TGACGTCATGTGGAAGCGGAAGCGGCGGAGCGATGGATAGTAAAAGAAGGGCAGAGAGTTGGAAAAGAAATAGGAGAGCGTTAGCTTACAGCACGGTAGGGACACCCGATTATATAGCCCCGGAAGTATTTTTACAAACTGGTTATGGACCTGCTTGTGATTGCTGGTCTTTGGGAGTTATTATGTACGAGATGCTCATAG GATATCCTCCATTCTGCAGCGAAAATCCTCAAGAAACTTACAGGAAAGTTATGAACTGGAGAGAGACTTTAGTTTTCCCACCAGAAGTTCCTATTAGCGAGGAAGCTAAGGATACCATAATCAGATTTTGTTGCGAAGCTGATAGAAGATTAG GCGCGCAAAGAGGTATCGAAGAACTTAAACTCGCCCCTTTCTTCCGTGGCGTGGACTGGGAACATATCAGAGAAAGACCTGCCGCGATCCCAGTCGAAGTACGTTCCATCGACGATACTTCCAATTTCGACGAATTTCCAGATGTGAAACTGGAAATACGTAAGTGTACGAAACGTTTGTTCCACTTTAAAACGACGACGATAGAATATTTggttaaattaagattaaatgtaattttcttttctttttttttttttttttcttctctctttcccctcccAACGATCGCAGCATCTGCACCAATGCCTCAAGACGGAGAAGTAATATACAAGGACTGGGTGTTTATCAATTACACGTTCAAACGATTCGAAGGATTGACGCAACGAGGCACTCCGACTAAGAAATAG
- the LOC108003247 gene encoding serine/threonine-protein kinase tricornered isoform X7, which translates to MAATESTIRFSGHTLDKATKAKVTLENYYSNLIAQHIERKQRLAKLEESLKDEGLSEQQKQEKRLQHAQKETEFLRLKRSRLGVEDFEPLKVIGRGAFGEVRLVQKKDTGHVYAMKILRKADMLEKEQVAHVRAERDVLVEADHQWVVKMYYSFQDPINLYLIMEFLPGGDMMTLLMKKDTLSEECTQFYISETALAIDSIHKLGFIHRDIKPDNLLLDARGHIKLSDFGLCTGLKKSHRTDFYRDLSQAKPSDFMTSCGSGSGGAMDSKRRAESWKRNRRALAYSTVGTPDYIAPEVFLQTGYGPACDCWSLGVIMYEMLIGYPPFCSENPQETYRKVMNWRETLVFPPEVPISEEAKDTIIRFCCEADRRLGAQRGIEELKLAPFFRGVDWEHIRERPAAIPVEVRSIDDTSNFDEFPDVKLEIRKCTKRLFHFKTTTIEYLVKLRLNVIFFSFFFFFSSLFPLPTIAASAPMPQDGEVIYKDWVFINYTFKRFEGLTQRGTPTKK; encoded by the exons ATGGCGGCCACAGAGAGCACGATCCGTTTCAGCGGGCACACATTGGACAAGGCTACAAAGGCCAAG GTAACCTTGGAGAATTACTACAGCAATTTGATAGCCCAGCATATCGAGCGAAAGCAGAGGCTTGCGAAATTAGAGGAATCGTTGAAAGACGAAGGACTGTCGGAGCAACAGAAGCAGGAGAAACGGTTGCAACATGCCCAGAAAGAAACTGAATTTCTTCGCTTGAAACGCTCTCGGCTCGGCGTCGAAGACTTCGAACCTCTCAAAGTTATCGGCAGAGGCGCTTTCGGAGAG GTAAGACTCGTGCAAAAGAAGGACACCGGGCACGTGTAcgcgatgaaaattttacgaaaagcGGACATGTTGGAGAAGGAGCAGGTAGCGCACGTCAGGGCCGAAAGAGACGTATTGGTGGAGGCTGATCACCAATGGGtcgtaaaaatgtattatagcTTTCAAGATCCTATAAATCTGTATCTAATCATGGAGTTTCTTCCAGGCG GTGACATGATGACACTGCTAATGAAGAAAGACACGCTTTCCGAGGAGTGtacacaattttatatttctgagaCTGCGTTGGCGATCGATTCTATTCATAAATTAGGATTTATTCATAG AGATATCAAACCGGATAATCTGTTGTTAGACGCGCGAGGTCATATAAAGCTTTCTGATTTTGGATTATGCACGGGTTTGAAAAAATCTCATAGAACCGATTTCTACAGAGATCTTAGCCAAGCGAAACCTTCGGATTTCA TGACGTCATGTGGAAGCGGAAGCGGCGGAGCGATGGATAGTAAAAGAAGGGCAGAGAGTTGGAAAAGAAATAGGAGAGCGTTAGCTTACAGCACGGTAGGGACACCCGATTATATAGCCCCGGAAGTATTTTTACAAACTGGTTATGGACCTGCTTGTGATTGCTGGTCTTTGGGAGTTATTATGTACGAGATGCTCATAG GATATCCTCCATTCTGCAGCGAAAATCCTCAAGAAACTTACAGGAAAGTTATGAACTGGAGAGAGACTTTAGTTTTCCCACCAGAAGTTCCTATTAGCGAGGAAGCTAAGGATACCATAATCAGATTTTGTTGCGAAGCTGATAGAAGATTAG GCGCGCAAAGAGGTATCGAAGAACTTAAACTCGCCCCTTTCTTCCGTGGCGTGGACTGGGAACATATCAGAGAAAGACCTGCCGCGATCCCAGTCGAAGTACGTTCCATCGACGATACTTCCAATTTCGACGAATTTCCAGATGTGAAACTGGAAATACGTAAGTGTACGAAACGTTTGTTCCACTTTAAAACGACGACGATAGAATATTTggttaaattaagattaaatgtaattttcttttctttttttttttttttttcttctctctttcccctcccAACGATCGCAGCATCTGCACCAATGCCTCAAGACGGAGAAGTAATATACAAGGACTGGGTGTTTATCAATTACACGTTCAAACGATTCGAAGGATTGACGCAACGAGGCACTCCGACTAAGAAATAG
- the LOC108003247 gene encoding serine/threonine-protein kinase tricornered isoform X10: MAATESTIRFSGHTLDKATKAKVTLENYYSNLIAQHIERKQRLAKLEESLKDEGLSEQQKQEKRLQHAQKETEFLRLKRSRLGVEDFEPLKVIGRGAFGEVRLVQKKDTGHVYAMKILRKADMLEKEQVAHVRAERDVLVEADHQWVVKMYYSFQDPINLYLIMEFLPGGDMMTLLMKKDTLSEECTQFYISETALAIDSIHKLGFIHRDIKPDNLLLDARGHIKLSDFGLCTGLKKSHRTDFYRDLSQAKPSDFMTSCGSGSGGAMDSKRRAESWKRNRRALAYSTVGTPDYIAPEVFLQTGYGPACDCWSLGVIMYEMLIGYPPFCSENPQETYRKVMNWRETLVFPPEVPISEEAKDTIIRFCCEADRRLGAQRGIEELKLAPFFRGVDWEHIRERPAAIPVEVRSIDDTSNFDEFPDVKLEIPSAPMPQDGEVIYKDWVFINYTFKRFEGLTQRGTPTKK, encoded by the exons ATGGCGGCCACAGAGAGCACGATCCGTTTCAGCGGGCACACATTGGACAAGGCTACAAAGGCCAAG GTAACCTTGGAGAATTACTACAGCAATTTGATAGCCCAGCATATCGAGCGAAAGCAGAGGCTTGCGAAATTAGAGGAATCGTTGAAAGACGAAGGACTGTCGGAGCAACAGAAGCAGGAGAAACGGTTGCAACATGCCCAGAAAGAAACTGAATTTCTTCGCTTGAAACGCTCTCGGCTCGGCGTCGAAGACTTCGAACCTCTCAAAGTTATCGGCAGAGGCGCTTTCGGAGAG GTAAGACTCGTGCAAAAGAAGGACACCGGGCACGTGTAcgcgatgaaaattttacgaaaagcGGACATGTTGGAGAAGGAGCAGGTAGCGCACGTCAGGGCCGAAAGAGACGTATTGGTGGAGGCTGATCACCAATGGGtcgtaaaaatgtattatagcTTTCAAGATCCTATAAATCTGTATCTAATCATGGAGTTTCTTCCAGGCG GTGACATGATGACACTGCTAATGAAGAAAGACACGCTTTCCGAGGAGTGtacacaattttatatttctgagaCTGCGTTGGCGATCGATTCTATTCATAAATTAGGATTTATTCATAG AGATATCAAACCGGATAATCTGTTGTTAGACGCGCGAGGTCATATAAAGCTTTCTGATTTTGGATTATGCACGGGTTTGAAAAAATCTCATAGAACCGATTTCTACAGAGATCTTAGCCAAGCGAAACCTTCGGATTTCA TGACGTCATGTGGAAGCGGAAGCGGCGGAGCGATGGATAGTAAAAGAAGGGCAGAGAGTTGGAAAAGAAATAGGAGAGCGTTAGCTTACAGCACGGTAGGGACACCCGATTATATAGCCCCGGAAGTATTTTTACAAACTGGTTATGGACCTGCTTGTGATTGCTGGTCTTTGGGAGTTATTATGTACGAGATGCTCATAG GATATCCTCCATTCTGCAGCGAAAATCCTCAAGAAACTTACAGGAAAGTTATGAACTGGAGAGAGACTTTAGTTTTCCCACCAGAAGTTCCTATTAGCGAGGAAGCTAAGGATACCATAATCAGATTTTGTTGCGAAGCTGATAGAAGATTAG GCGCGCAAAGAGGTATCGAAGAACTTAAACTCGCCCCTTTCTTCCGTGGCGTGGACTGGGAACATATCAGAGAAAGACCTGCCGCGATCCCAGTCGAAGTACGTTCCATCGACGATACTTCCAATTTCGACGAATTTCCAGATGTGAAACTGGAAATAC CATCTGCACCAATGCCTCAAGACGGAGAAGTAATATACAAGGACTGGGTGTTTATCAATTACACGTTCAAACGATTCGAAGGATTGACGCAACGAGGCACTCCGACTAAGAAATAG